A genomic segment from Thermodesulfobacteriota bacterium encodes:
- the qmoC gene encoding quinone-interacting membrane-bound oxidoreductase complex subunit QmoC — protein sequence MAGYSLDPDVKFIAEIQKLGGESLKKCYQCATCSVICPLSSDEKPFPRKEMIWAQWGLKDKLVKNGDIWACHQCGDCSTYCPRGARPGDVIAAARAYAIREYAFPRFMGNLVGEGKYLPVILAIPLVIILLVLAALGNLKIPAGEIVYSKFLPIKFVDSIFLPFAGLAIISLGLGLRNFWNDISPSRYRYLVGRNFLKSLVETIVEVLGHVRFRKCGTNVGRLTAHLAVFYGFVGLFITTNIVVFYEYILHRETPLPLYDPAKIIGNISAIILFIGISLIIRNRLANPDQSSSYFDWALILMILGVTVSGILTELLRLADIATLAYPMYVLHLMFVFYIIGYLPYSKLAHMVYRTVALAYKRHIETKSEPVR from the coding sequence ATGGCAGGTTATTCACTTGATCCCGATGTTAAATTTATTGCGGAGATCCAGAAATTAGGCGGAGAGTCTCTGAAGAAGTGCTATCAGTGCGCGACATGTTCGGTTATTTGCCCCCTGTCTTCAGACGAAAAGCCTTTCCCGCGAAAAGAGATGATCTGGGCGCAGTGGGGGCTGAAGGACAAACTGGTCAAGAATGGCGATATCTGGGCATGCCACCAGTGCGGTGATTGTTCGACCTATTGCCCGCGCGGGGCCAGGCCGGGCGATGTTATCGCGGCGGCGCGTGCTTACGCTATCAGGGAATATGCCTTCCCAAGATTCATGGGCAACCTGGTCGGCGAGGGTAAGTATCTACCGGTGATTTTGGCTATCCCCCTGGTGATAATCCTGCTGGTCCTTGCCGCCCTGGGGAATTTAAAGATCCCGGCGGGCGAGATTGTTTATTCGAAATTTTTGCCGATCAAGTTTGTGGATTCCATATTTTTGCCCTTTGCCGGTCTGGCCATAATTTCCCTGGGGCTGGGATTAAGAAATTTCTGGAATGACATAAGCCCCAGTCGTTACAGGTATCTGGTCGGGCGAAACTTTTTAAAGTCACTGGTGGAGACCATTGTCGAGGTGCTGGGGCATGTGCGCTTTAGAAAGTGCGGGACAAACGTGGGGCGCCTTACCGCCCATCTGGCCGTGTTTTACGGGTTTGTCGGTCTCTTTATAACTACAAATATCGTGGTGTTTTACGAATATATCCTCCACAGGGAGACTCCCCTGCCGTTATATGATCCGGCCAAGATCATCGGAAATATCAGCGCGATTATCCTCTTTATCGGTATTTCCCTGATTATAAGGAACAGGCTGGCGAACCCGGATCAAAGTAGTTCTTATTTTGACTGGGCGCTTATACTCATGATATTAGGCGTAACGGTATCCGGGATACTTACGGAACTCTTGCGGCTGGCAGATATCGCCACCCTTGCCTATCCGATGTACGTTCTTCACCTGATGTTTGTCTTCTATATCATAGGATACCTGCCCTATTCCAAGCTGGCGCACATGGTGTACCGTACGGTAGCTCTGGCTTACAAAAGACATATAGAGACAAAATCGGAGCCTGTCAGGTAA
- a CDS encoding FAD-dependent oxidoreductase — MEKKYGVYICTGCDIGKSLDIEKLSAVAASSKVPLCKTHPFLCGPAGVDLIKQDIAGEGVNTLIIAACSPRVMYDVFEFGPVLVERVNLREGVVWSHEAKKAGGEGEEAAIDPEFQMLAEDYLRMGIIKTQKGELPEPYKPEEEINKKILVIGGGVTGMSAALDAASVGYEVTLVEKEKELGGFAAKLYKQAARTYPYTDIETPDIQSKISAVSSHAKINVRTETEVSRIAGAPGLYHVSFKPAGTEGEWDVPPKAAAPATEEAKPAEGGEAAEAGGRAYKDILLQDENAERYGAVILATGWRPYDANKLDALGFGKYPNVITNVMMEEMAAKGSLVRPSDGKPVKSVAFIQCAGQRDEKHLPYCSATCCITSLKQAKYVREQGEDAKAFIFYKDMRTPGQYENFYKSMQQDPGVFLTKGDVVSITEDARKGLTVEVDNTLIGEKIEVNVDMVVLATGMVPTTQDEAIINLAYRQGPGFIDLELFNGFADSNFICFPYETRRTGVYAAGTVRQPMTIPMCEDDAAGAALKAIQCIESAYRGVSVHPRSGDMSYPEFFFARCTQCKRCTEECPFGALDDDERGTPKPNPTRCRRCGTCMGACPERIIGFKNYNIDMIGSMVKSFEVPEDDGIYRVIAFVCENDAYPAMDMAAMKGLKFPAGIRVIPVRCLGSMNMVWIKDAMSRGIDGVILLGCKYGDDYQCHFAKGSELANRRMDNVGETLKSLALESERVKLVQVAIDEYDKIPQIFNEFMEQMEAMGPSPMKGF; from the coding sequence ATGGAAAAGAAATACGGAGTATACATCTGTACCGGCTGTGATATCGGTAAATCACTTGATATAGAAAAGCTGTCTGCGGTAGCTGCCAGTTCCAAGGTTCCACTTTGTAAAACCCATCCTTTCCTGTGCGGTCCGGCCGGTGTTGACTTGATAAAACAAGATATCGCAGGGGAGGGGGTCAATACCTTGATCATCGCTGCCTGTTCACCAAGGGTCATGTATGATGTTTTTGAATTCGGCCCTGTACTGGTGGAGAGGGTAAATCTGCGGGAAGGCGTGGTCTGGAGCCATGAGGCAAAAAAAGCAGGAGGCGAAGGAGAAGAGGCGGCCATTGATCCGGAGTTTCAGATGCTGGCCGAGGATTACCTGCGTATGGGGATTATAAAGACCCAAAAAGGTGAGCTTCCTGAGCCCTATAAACCGGAAGAGGAGATTAATAAGAAGATCCTGGTTATTGGCGGGGGTGTGACGGGTATGAGCGCAGCCCTTGATGCGGCCAGTGTCGGCTATGAGGTCACTCTCGTGGAAAAAGAGAAGGAATTGGGCGGGTTTGCGGCCAAGCTCTATAAACAGGCGGCCAGGACCTACCCATATACCGATATAGAGACACCGGACATCCAGTCCAAGATCAGCGCGGTTAGTAGCCATGCGAAGATCAATGTACGCACAGAGACGGAGGTGTCCCGTATAGCCGGTGCGCCGGGGCTATATCATGTCTCGTTTAAACCGGCGGGGACTGAAGGTGAGTGGGATGTGCCTCCTAAGGCAGCCGCTCCAGCAACAGAGGAGGCCAAACCGGCCGAGGGTGGAGAAGCCGCTGAGGCGGGTGGCCGGGCATACAAGGATATCCTGCTCCAGGACGAGAATGCAGAACGCTACGGCGCGGTAATATTGGCTACCGGGTGGAGGCCTTACGATGCCAATAAACTGGATGCCCTGGGCTTTGGCAAGTATCCAAATGTGATTACCAACGTGATGATGGAGGAGATGGCGGCGAAAGGCTCCCTGGTCCGGCCTTCGGATGGAAAACCGGTAAAGAGTGTGGCCTTTATTCAGTGTGCCGGCCAGCGGGATGAAAAACATCTTCCGTACTGTTCTGCGACATGCTGTATCACCTCCCTCAAGCAGGCTAAATATGTGCGGGAACAAGGTGAAGACGCCAAGGCGTTTATTTTCTACAAGGATATGCGCACCCCGGGCCAGTATGAGAATTTCTATAAGAGCATGCAGCAGGATCCGGGGGTTTTTCTGACCAAGGGAGATGTAGTATCCATTACCGAGGATGCCAGGAAAGGCTTGACCGTAGAGGTTGATAATACCCTTATCGGAGAAAAAATTGAGGTGAACGTGGACATGGTGGTCTTGGCCACCGGCATGGTCCCCACGACCCAGGATGAGGCCATTATTAATCTGGCCTACCGCCAGGGGCCCGGCTTTATAGACCTGGAGTTATTTAATGGTTTCGCGGATTCCAATTTTATCTGTTTTCCTTACGAGACCAGGCGAACCGGTGTCTATGCGGCGGGCACGGTCCGGCAGCCGATGACCATACCTATGTGTGAAGACGATGCGGCCGGCGCGGCCCTCAAGGCCATTCAGTGTATAGAATCGGCCTATAGGGGCGTATCGGTTCATCCGCGTTCCGGGGATATGAGCTATCCGGAGTTCTTCTTCGCAAGATGTACACAGTGTAAGCGATGCACCGAAGAATGTCCGTTTGGGGCATTGGATGACGATGAGAGAGGAACACCCAAGCCCAATCCCACGCGGTGCCGGCGCTGTGGCACCTGTATGGGGGCCTGCCCGGAGAGGATCATCGGGTTCAAAAATTACAACATTGACATGATCGGCTCCATGGTGAAGTCCTTTGAAGTGCCGGAGGACGACGGTATATACAGGGTTATCGCCTTTGTCTGTGAGAACGATGCCTACCCGGCTATGGATATGGCCGCCATGAAGGGGCTTAAGTTCCCGGCGGGCATAAGGGTTATCCCGGTGCGTTGCCTGGGCTCTATGAATATGGTCTGGATTAAAGATGCCATGTCCAGAGGCATCGATGGCGTTATCCTTCTGGGGTGCAAGTATGGCGATGATTATCAATGCCACTTTGCCAAGGGCAGTGAGCTGGCCAACAGGCGTATGGATAACGTGGGCGAGACATTAAAATCTCTGGCCCTTGAATCAGAACGTGTTAAACTGGTACAGGTGGCCATTGACGAATATGATAAGATACCACAGATTTTCAATGAATTTATGGAGCAGATGGAGGCCATGGGCCCCAGCCCCATGAAAGGCTTTTAG
- a CDS encoding YkgJ family cysteine cluster protein, which translates to MEEQKTGQTSSEKSMIEPTRYNLDSRFRFRCHKGVKCFTLCCRGINIILPPYDIMRIKNRLKMSSEEFLQKYTKLDFLGHTQLPVITLKMLDGKDELCPFVTPDGCTIYSDRPSTCRYYPLGRTTFKEKNKEKVREEDFYFMVRENHCLGFQEDKEWTIEEWRKDQGVDIYDEMNRGWMEIILRKKSYGPTAELSQQALQMFFMVYSDIDKFKRFVFESSFLEKYNISDETIAKIKRDELELMKFGFDWLKSALFGAEAVKLKDEVLQAKVREMREKAGQAAARTTP; encoded by the coding sequence ATGGAAGAGCAAAAAACAGGACAAACTTCTTCAGAAAAATCTATGATAGAACCGACCAGATATAACCTTGACAGCCGGTTTAGATTCCGGTGCCATAAGGGCGTAAAATGTTTTACCCTTTGCTGCCGTGGCATCAATATAATCTTGCCGCCCTACGACATCATGCGTATCAAGAACCGGCTCAAGATGTCCTCAGAAGAGTTTCTCCAAAAGTACACCAAACTTGATTTCCTCGGCCATACCCAGCTTCCGGTAATTACCTTAAAGATGCTGGATGGGAAAGACGAACTCTGTCCGTTTGTAACCCCGGATGGTTGTACGATATATTCCGATCGCCCTTCAACTTGCAGATACTATCCCTTAGGTAGGACTACGTTTAAAGAGAAGAACAAGGAGAAAGTCAGGGAAGAGGACTTTTATTTCATGGTTCGGGAAAACCACTGCCTCGGGTTTCAGGAAGATAAGGAATGGACCATAGAAGAATGGAGAAAAGACCAGGGTGTGGATATATATGATGAAATGAATAGAGGCTGGATGGAGATTATCCTCAGGAAAAAATCCTATGGTCCGACCGCTGAGCTTAGCCAACAGGCCTTACAGATGTTCTTTATGGTCTATTCGGATATTGATAAATTCAAGCGGTTTGTTTTTGAAAGCTCATTCCTGGAAAAATATAATATAAGCGATGAAACTATAGCAAAAATAAAAAGGGATGAATTAGAGCTGATGAAATTTGGATTTGACTGGCTGAAGTCCGCCCTTTTCGGGGCAGAGGCAGTCAAACTCAAGGACGAGGTATTGCAGGCCAAGGTCCGGGAAATGAGAGAAAAAGCCGGACAAGCGGCTGCCAGGACTACGCCTTAA